The Lutra lutra chromosome 10, mLutLut1.2, whole genome shotgun sequence genome contains a region encoding:
- the LOC125078664 gene encoding B-lymphocyte antigen CD20, which yields MTTSRNSMSGTFQADPMKGPTAMHPVQKIIPKRMTSVVGPTQNFFMRESKTLGAVQIMNGLFHLALGGLLMIHTDVYAPICITLWYPFWGGIMYIISGSLLAAADKNPRQSLAKGKMIMNSLSLFAAISGIIFLIMDIFNITISHFFKMENLNLAKISMPYINIHNCEPANPADKNSLSIQYCDSIRSVFLGIFAVMVIFTFFQKLVTAGIVENEWKNLCSKPKSDVVVLLAAEEKKEQPIETTEDMVELTEVSSQPKNEEEIEIIPVQEEEEEMEINFQELPQDQEPSPIENDSIP from the exons ATGACAACATCCAGAAATTCAATGAGTGGAACTTTCCAAGCAGATCCTATGAAAGGCCCTACTGCCATGCATCCTGTTCAAAAAATAATTCCCAAAAGGATGACTTCAGTGGTGGGCCCTACACAAAACTTCTTCATGAGGGAATCTAAAACACTGGGG GCTGTCCAGATTATGAATGGGCTCTTCCACCTTGCCCTAGGAGGTCTCTTGATGATTCACACAGATGTCTATGCACCTATCTGTATAACTTTGTGGTACCCTTTCTGGGGAGGCATTATG TATATCATTTCTGGATCACTCCTGGCTGCAGCGGACAAAAACCCCAGGCAGAGTTTG GCCAAAGGGAAAATGATAATGAACTCATTGAGCCTCTTTGCTGCTATTTCTGGAATAATCTTTTTGATAATGGACATATTTAATATTACCATTTcccacttttttaaaatggagaatttgAATCTTGCTAAAATTTCCATGCCATATATTAACATACACAACTGTGAACCAGCTAATCCTGCTGACAAAAACTCTCTTTCTATACAATATTGTGACAGCATACGATCTGTTTTCTTG GGCATTTTTGCCGTGATGGTGATCTTTACCTTCTTCCAGAAACTTGTGACAGCTGGCATTGTTGAGAATGAATGGAAAAACCTGTGCTCCAAACCTAAATCT GATGTAGTTGTCCTGTTAgctgctgaagaaaaaaaagaacagccaaTTGAAACAACAGAAGACATGGTGGAGCTGACCGAAGTATCTTCCCAAccaaagaatgaagaagagattGAAATTATTCCtgtccaagaagaagaagaggaaatggaaataaactttCAAGAACTTCCCCAGGACCAGGAACCTTCACCAATAGAAAATGACAGCATtccttaa